The following is a genomic window from Candidatus Omnitrophota bacterium.
TATATTATCGGCGTAAGGATGGACCGTAACTTTGTTTTGAAATTTCCGGTTTTTTAGCGAGTTATACAGCTTTTTATTGGTGCCGCACGCTATCACCAACTGCAATCTCCTTTTAGATCGGTCGATTATCCGCACCAACTCTTTTATAGGCCCGAGACCCTGCGTGCCGCCCATAATCAAAAGACAAGGGGTGTCCTTGTCCATTCCCAACTTTTCCCGCAACACGGCCTTATCGAACGATTTTCTGAACTTGGCCTCAATAGGGATACCGTAATCCTTTATCCTGGCCGGGTCTATCCCGTTTGCTATCAGCTTATTCCCTGTCTCCTTCGAAGGTACAATGTATTGATCGACGTTATTATATACCCAGTATGAGTGCGGCGCATAATCCGTAAGCACCGCGATAAGAGGCGTATCGAGGGCAAACGACTTCTTGTAATCCGCGATCATGCCGCAAGGGAATGCCTGGGTGCAAACGATAGCGTCCGGTTTGAAATCGTCGAGGAGGACTTTCAACTTGCCTGTATTGAATCTGTGGATCATATCTCTTAAGGACTGCGTCTTTTTAAGAACTTTCGGATTATCATAAAGATAATCCCATATCTCGGGCGTCCTCTTTACGACACCCATATACGCCTTATTTATAATCTTTTCGAGTATAGGGTTGGTGTAATTAAACGAATTTATGTTGAGCGTTTGAGTGGAAGGATCCAGTTCGCACAGGGCTTTCTCTATGGCAATGCTGGCGCAATGATGGCCTGAATGTTCCGAAATGAATAGGAGGAGAACTCTCTTCATGGCTATGAGATCCTCGCCAAAAGCTGGCCCACTTTTACTTCATCACCTTCATTAACAAGTATCTCGTTTATTGTCCCGGAAACCGGAGACGGCAGATTGAAGCTCGCCTTATCGGTAACAAGCTCCACCAGGTCTTCCCCTTCCTTAATCGCATCGCCTACCGAACGGTGCCAGTAAGAAACGCTCGCTTTATCCACACCTTCCGCTATAGACGGCAAATTCACATCGGTCATGGTGATACCTCCGGTTAGTTACCTTTTACAGCCAGATACCCTTCTTCGGCCATATACGAACTTCTGACAAACGGGCCAGACGCTACATATTTAAATCCAAGACCGTAAGCCATCTTTTTGTATTCCTGAAACTCCTCCGGTGTTATGTATTTCGCGACCGGTAGATTCGCCTTGCGCGGCCTTAGGTACTGCCCAAGCGTAAGAATATCACAACCGGCGCCCCTCAGGTCTTTCATCGTTTTCAAAAGCTCGTCCGGCTCTTCGCCTAAGCCGACCATTATGGATGATTTCGTGTACTGCAAACCCGCGTCTTTCGCGTAACGCAATATCTCCAGCGAGCGACTGTAGCCGGCCATCGGCCTGGCCGTCCCGTATAAATTTTCAACCGTTTCAATATTATGACTGAAGACGTCCGGCCAGGCATCCGCCACTATTTTTACGGAAGTTTTTTCGCCTTTAAAATCCGGCACCAGAACTTCAACCTTCACGTCCGGCGTGTTACAACGTATCGCATTTATGGTATCCGCGAATTGTCCCGCTCCGCCGTCGGTAAGATCATCCCTGGTAACGGAAGTAAGCACTACGAAACGCAGATTCAACCTACGGGTCGCATCGGCTATTTCTTCAGGCTCATCCGATCGAGGAATATCGGGAACGCCTTTTTCCACCGAGCAAAACCCGCAATTTCTCGTGCAAACACGGCCGAGCAAAAGAAATGTCGCCTGAGAACGCGAAAAACATTCATTGCGATTTGGACATAATCCGGATTCGCATACCGTAGCAATCCGTTCTTCGGATAATATCTTTATGGTGTCAGCCAATCGGTTGTTTACAACGAGCTTTTTCGTAAGCCATGGTGGCCGCGCCGTAGTTACGTTCATTATTGCGCGATCCTGACGCGATGCCCGGTAATCTCATCCTTAAAATGCTTTTGCATCCGACGCTTTGCCTCAATCATATCGATCCTATGGCCCGCGATCCGCTCAAGCGAGGTAACTTCCAGCCCTGACATACCGCATGGATTTATCATCTTAAAACGGCTCAGGTCGCAATTTAAATTAATACTCATCCCGTGGAAAGTGACCCATCCTGCCGCGCCGATTCCGATCGATGCTATCTTTGCGCCCTTGACCCACACGCCCGTTTTACCGGCCACTCTTCCGCCGTAAACATCGTAATCATCCAAAAAATCTATCGCAATGCTCTCAAGACAGCGCATGTATTCATGCAAATCCAAACCAAGTTTCTTCAGATCGATGATAGGGTATATTATGAGCTGGCCGGGGCCATGATACGTAACATCCCCACCCCGATCCACCCTAATGACTTTTACGCCTATGGCCGAAAGCTCATCGGCCGCAACAAGCACATTTTCCTTATTTCCGGTACGCCCTATCGTAAAAACTTCACTATGTTCGGCGAGTATGATACTGTCATCGATCTGGCCGGAACGTCGCCGGGCAACCAGATCTTTCTGAAGTTTATAACATTCCTCATAATCTATAAGGCCGAGGTCAAATATCATGATACCTTATCACACACCATGAATAGGTGTGCCGCAAAATACGTGCGCGGTTTCCTGCCATATCTCGGAAAGTGTCGGATGGCAATGAACGACACGGCCCCACTCCTCGATGTCAACGCCCGCCGTCTTAGCAAGGGCCGCCTCCGCGATGAGATCGCAGGCGCCTTCTCCAAATATTTCCACGCCCATTATATTCCCCTTATCGTCACCTATAACTTTTGCGTACCCATCGGTCTTACCCATAAGATATGCCTTACCACTGCCCAGATACGGAAACTTCGCGACCCTGGCGGCAGGACATTTTGCTTTAGCCTCCTCCTCGCACATACCTACGCTCGCGATCTGAGGTTCCGTCCAGATACAATTCGGCACATTCGAATAGTCTTTCTTCCGCGCGCATCCTAAAATATTATCAACCGCGATTATGGCGTCATACGATGCCCTATGCGCCAAGAGAGGCCCGCGGGTACAATCGCCTATCGCGTATATATTTTTCATTCCGGTGCGAAGATGCTCATCGACAACGATATAGCCTTTTTCAGTTTTTATGCCAAGCCCATTTAAATCTCCAAGGCCGTCCGTCACAGGTTTACGTCCGACCGATACGAGCGCCTTATCAGCCTCTATCATCCTGGCGCCTGAAACAGATATTTTCAAACTGCCGTCTTTAGCGATAGATTCCGCGGCCGCGGAAGTAAGGACATCTATCCCGCGCCTTTTGAAGCTAATTTCGAGTTTCCTGGATGCTTCACGCGACTGAGTCGGGATAAGTCTTTCGGTAAATTCTATAACCGTAACCTTTGAGCCGAGCGTATTAAAAAGACTCGCGAATTCGCAACCTATCACCCCGCCGCCGACCACCGCAAGCCGCGCAGGGATCGAGCTCAAGCTAAGGATCCCGTCGCTAGTAAGTATATCGGCCTCATCGGTTTTTATATCAGGTAATTCCGCCGGGCTTGAGCCGGACGCGATTATTATATTTTTCGCGAAAAGCTCTTCGCCGCCTTGAATTTTTATATTATTGGGTTTCGCTATGCACGCGGAACCATGGATGAGGTCTATTTTATTAGCCCGCAAAAGCGTCTCGACTCCGGCACGGAGACGAAGAATGGCCTCATTTTTTCTTAAGGACATTTTTTTAAAATCGACTTTGTAACCGGCGATCTCGATGCCGCGCCCGGCGGCCTCTTTTATACAGGACAGATACGATGCCGAACTGATGAAGGATTTTGTCGGTACACACCCACGGTTGAGACATACACCGCCAACGAGATCCTTCTCTATAAGGCAAGTCTTTAGTTTACGGCGGGAAGCATATAGGGCGGCTATGTAACCACCCGGGCCTGAACCTATTATGGCGAGGTCATATTTGATCATAAAATGCTTATCGACCCCCTCGCTGTCTCCGCAGAAGCGTTAAAAGCATCGCGCTCTTCTTTGGACATTTTTAACTCGACTATCTCTTTTATGCCGCTCTTCCCCATTTTACATGGAACGCCGATGGCAATACCTTTCAGCCCGTATTCACCTTCAAGAAATGCCGAAACGACGACCGTCTGTCCGGAATCGGATAGTATCGCCTTTATCATTTTGAAAACGCCGGCGCTGGGCGAATAGTAGGCACTACCGGATCCTAAAAGTCCGACTATCTCACCGCCGCGCTTCCGGGTGCGCGCAATTATCGCGTCCAATTTCTCTCTCGACAATAGGTCGGAGACAGGCTTTCCTCCGACGAAAGTCTCCGACAATACGGGAACCATGGTGTCACCATGACTGCCCATCATGCAGGCGCTGATCGAAGATCGCGACACTTTAAGCTCGTCTGCCAAAAGATACGCGAATCTCGCGCCGTCGAGTTCACCCGCCATGCCCATCACACGTTCTCGCCTGAATCCTGTGGTTTTGTAAGCAAGGTAGGTCATAGCGTCGAGAGGATTCGCGACTATAACGACTATAGCTTCCGGTGAATATTTTCTGACGTTTTCCGAAACATTTCTGACTATAACGGAATTCTTAGCAATCAAGTCCTCGCGGCTCATCCCCGGTTTTCGAGGCAGGCCTGCCGTTATAACTACAATAGCGGATCCCGCAATCTGATTGTAATCATCTGTCCCTACGATAGAGCACTCGTGGCCTACGATAGGCGAAGCATCGAGCATGTCAAATGCCTTGCCAATCGCCAGATTCTTCGCGATGTCCAGCAAAACAATATCGGCCAGGCCGGATTCAAGGACACGCTGAGCGAGTGTAGCGCCGACAGAGCCGGCGCCTATTATGGATACTTTCGGAAAGGACTGTTTCATTTTTCAAGTTTTGCTATAATTGCGTCTGTCATCTGACGCGTACCGACAGCCGTGGGATCGTTTCTGTCCATCTTAAGATCGTAGGTTACCGACTTGCCTTCCGCAATGACCAGCGCCACAGCCTTTTCCAATCTTGCGGACGCTTTCTCCTCGCCCATATATTTAAGCATCATTACGCACGAGAGCAGGATGGCCACCGGGTTGACTTTGTTCAAGCCTTTGTATTTCGGCGCACTTCCGTGAGTCGGCTCAAAAAGCGCTATATCCGTTCCGATGTTGCCTCCCGGCGCGATACCCAACCCGCCTATAAGGCCGGCGCACAGGTCCGAGATAATATCGCCGTAAAGATTCGGCAGGACGAGCACATCGTAGTCCTCCGGCTTCTGGACTAATTGCATGCACATATTATCAACTATCCTGTCCTC
Proteins encoded in this region:
- the lipA gene encoding lipoyl synthase; its protein translation is MNVTTARPPWLTKKLVVNNRLADTIKILSEERIATVCESGLCPNRNECFSRSQATFLLLGRVCTRNCGFCSVEKGVPDIPRSDEPEEIADATRRLNLRFVVLTSVTRDDLTDGGAGQFADTINAIRCNTPDVKVEVLVPDFKGEKTSVKIVADAWPDVFSHNIETVENLYGTARPMAGYSRSLEILRYAKDAGLQYTKSSIMVGLGEEPDELLKTMKDLRGAGCDILTLGQYLRPRKANLPVAKYITPEEFQEYKKMAYGLGFKYVASGPFVRSSYMAEEGYLAVKGN
- the mdh gene encoding malate dehydrogenase: MKQSFPKVSIIGAGSVGATLAQRVLESGLADIVLLDIAKNLAIGKAFDMLDASPIVGHECSIVGTDDYNQIAGSAIVVITAGLPRKPGMSREDLIAKNSVIVRNVSENVRKYSPEAIVVIVANPLDAMTYLAYKTTGFRRERVMGMAGELDGARFAYLLADELKVSRSSISACMMGSHGDTMVPVLSETFVGGKPVSDLLSREKLDAIIARTRKRGGEIVGLLGSGSAYYSPSAGVFKMIKAILSDSGQTVVVSAFLEGEYGLKGIAIGVPCKMGKSGIKEIVELKMSKEERDAFNASAETARGSISIL
- a CDS encoding lipoyl domain-containing protein — its product is MTDVNLPSIAEGVDKASVSYWHRSVGDAIKEGEDLVELVTDKASFNLPSPVSGTINEILVNEGDEVKVGQLLARIS
- the lipB gene encoding lipoyl(octanoyl) transferase LipB encodes the protein MIFDLGLIDYEECYKLQKDLVARRRSGQIDDSIILAEHSEVFTIGRTGNKENVLVAADELSAIGVKVIRVDRGGDVTYHGPGQLIIYPIIDLKKLGLDLHEYMRCLESIAIDFLDDYDVYGGRVAGKTGVWVKGAKIASIGIGAAGWVTFHGMSINLNCDLSRFKMINPCGMSGLEVTSLERIAGHRIDMIEAKRRMQKHFKDEITGHRVRIAQ
- a CDS encoding glycosyltransferase, whose product is MKRVLLLFISEHSGHHCASIAIEKALCELDPSTQTLNINSFNYTNPILEKIINKAYMGVVKRTPEIWDYLYDNPKVLKKTQSLRDMIHRFNTGKLKVLLDDFKPDAIVCTQAFPCGMIADYKKSFALDTPLIAVLTDYAPHSYWVYNNVDQYIVPSKETGNKLIANGIDPARIKDYGIPIEAKFRKSFDKAVLREKLGMDKDTPCLLIMGGTQGLGPIKELVRIIDRSKRRLQLVIACGTNKKLYNSLKNRKFQNKVTVHPYADNIDELMEASDVILTKPGGITTAEALAKGLPMLIISPLPGQEAMNTKILLKEEVAVKAESPEDVAILLDELLESKNKLKAMSDRARALAKPDSAIRIAKLILEIA
- the lpdA gene encoding dihydrolipoyl dehydrogenase, which codes for MIKYDLAIIGSGPGGYIAALYASRRKLKTCLIEKDLVGGVCLNRGCVPTKSFISSASYLSCIKEAAGRGIEIAGYKVDFKKMSLRKNEAILRLRAGVETLLRANKIDLIHGSACIAKPNNIKIQGGEELFAKNIIIASGSSPAELPDIKTDEADILTSDGILSLSSIPARLAVVGGGVIGCEFASLFNTLGSKVTVIEFTERLIPTQSREASRKLEISFKRRGIDVLTSAAAESIAKDGSLKISVSGARMIEADKALVSVGRKPVTDGLGDLNGLGIKTEKGYIVVDEHLRTGMKNIYAIGDCTRGPLLAHRASYDAIIAVDNILGCARKKDYSNVPNCIWTEPQIASVGMCEEEAKAKCPAARVAKFPYLGSGKAYLMGKTDGYAKVIGDDKGNIMGVEIFGEGACDLIAEAALAKTAGVDIEEWGRVVHCHPTLSEIWQETAHVFCGTPIHGV